From Bradyrhizobium symbiodeficiens, the proteins below share one genomic window:
- a CDS encoding DUF952 domain-containing protein, with translation MVKIYKICPASAWREAERQGIYRGSADDARDGFIHFSTAAQVPETLRKHYFGQRALFLVEVDGDVLGSVLRWERSRNDELFPHLYGELDLGAVLSVMNLNIRSDGGHDTPELLP, from the coding sequence GTGGTCAAGATCTACAAAATCTGTCCGGCCTCGGCCTGGCGCGAGGCGGAACGGCAGGGCATCTACCGGGGCAGCGCGGACGATGCGCGCGACGGCTTCATCCACTTCTCCACCGCTGCCCAGGTTCCCGAGACCTTGCGCAAGCATTATTTCGGCCAGCGCGCGCTGTTCCTGGTCGAGGTGGACGGCGACGTGCTCGGCAGCGTGCTGCGCTGGGAGCGCTCGCGCAATGACGAGCTGTTTCCCCATCTCTATGGCGAGCTCGACCTCGGCGCGGTGCTGTCGGTGATGAACCTCAACATCCGCTCCGACGGCGGCCACGACACTCCGGAGTTGCTGCCGTGA
- a CDS encoding quinone-dependent dihydroorotate dehydrogenase, with the protein MIRAFDAFSLPVLRWLDPEDAHRLAIQGLRFLPPVKPRADDPKLAMRAFGLNFPNPIGMAAGFDKSAEVPDALLRLGFGFVEIGSVTPKPQIGNPRPRLFRLERDEAVINRMGFNNDGADVALRRLAARAQHGGIVGVNVGANKDSPDRIADYVKLIETFAPVASYFTVNVSSPNTPGLRNLQEGALLDDLLARVIDARERVRQKAGDTPVLLKIAPDLSLAQLDDVVQVARSRRVDGMIVSNTTIARPSTLREEMRAREQGGLSGRPLFRLSTRMVAETYVRVEGAFPLIGVGGVDSGGAALTKIRAGASLIQLYSSLIYKGLGLVDEIKRDLTSTLLRTGRDSLSEIVGADAATLTAEDWPGM; encoded by the coding sequence GTGATCCGCGCTTTCGACGCCTTTTCGCTGCCGGTGCTGCGCTGGCTCGATCCGGAAGACGCCCATCGCCTCGCGATCCAGGGCCTGCGCTTCCTGCCGCCGGTCAAGCCGCGCGCTGACGATCCCAAGCTCGCGATGCGCGCCTTCGGGCTCAACTTTCCCAATCCGATCGGCATGGCCGCAGGCTTCGACAAGAGCGCCGAGGTGCCGGATGCACTGCTGCGGCTCGGCTTCGGCTTCGTCGAGATCGGCTCGGTGACGCCGAAGCCGCAAATCGGCAATCCGCGGCCGCGACTGTTTCGTCTGGAGCGCGACGAGGCCGTCATCAACCGCATGGGCTTCAACAATGACGGCGCCGACGTCGCGCTGCGCCGGCTTGCCGCGCGCGCGCAGCACGGCGGCATCGTCGGCGTCAATGTCGGCGCCAACAAGGATTCGCCGGACCGCATCGCCGATTACGTCAAGCTGATCGAGACCTTTGCGCCGGTCGCGAGCTATTTCACCGTCAACGTCTCCTCGCCGAACACGCCGGGCTTGCGCAATCTGCAGGAAGGCGCCCTGCTCGACGATCTCCTCGCCAGGGTGATCGACGCCCGCGAGCGTGTTAGGCAGAAGGCCGGCGACACGCCGGTGCTGCTCAAGATCGCCCCGGATTTGAGCCTCGCACAGCTCGACGATGTTGTGCAGGTGGCGCGCTCGCGCCGGGTCGACGGCATGATCGTGTCGAACACGACGATCGCGCGGCCGAGCACGCTGCGGGAGGAGATGCGCGCCAGGGAGCAAGGCGGCCTGTCCGGCCGGCCGCTGTTCCGCCTGTCGACGCGGATGGTCGCGGAGACCTATGTGCGCGTCGAGGGCGCGTTCCCGCTGATCGGCGTCGGCGGCGTCGATTCGGGCGGTGCCGCGCTGACCAAGATCCGCGCCGGCGCGAGCCTGATCCAGCTCTATTCGTCCCTGATCTACAAGGGCCTCGGCCTCGTCGACGAGATCAAGCGCGACCTCACCTCGACGCTGCTGCGGACGGGACGGGACTCGCTGTCCGAGATCGTCGGCGCCGATGCCGCGACGCTCACCGCGGAAGACTGGCCGGGGATGTGA
- a CDS encoding ATP-dependent DNA ligase gives MNRFAELLDRLAYEPGRNNKLRLLTGYFREVGDPDRGYALAALTGALSFKHAKPALIRDLIAARTDPVLFGLSYDYVGDLSETVALMWPKAELAAHNNPPPPTLTEVVTTLRTLGKTELPKQLERWLDELDETGRWALLKLVTGALRIGISARLAKTAAAALGDKDPHEVELIWPGLAPPYLDLFAWLEGRGDKPVNRDPAPFRPVMLAHAIEDSDFAALDPADYIAEWKWDGIRVQAVARRDESGHITARLYSRTGEDITGSFPDLVPSLCLPGAIDGELLIVREGRVQSFNVLQQRLNRKVVSPKLIKEFPIHLRAYDLLGDDENDLRELPFTERRERLETFIGKLGDPRIDLSPTVPFASWEALTAARTDPASAGAGEDADAVEGVMLKRRDAPYLPGRPKGQWWKWKRDPHIIDAVLMYAQRGHGKRSSYYSDYTFGVWTAGEGGDELVPVGKAYFGFTDEELLQIDRFVRRNTTEKFGPVRHVVHEGDKGLVLEVAFEGLQRSPRHKSGVAMRFPRISRLRWDKPPREADRLETLERMLKTEAAEV, from the coding sequence ATGAATCGCTTCGCCGAACTGCTCGATCGTCTCGCCTACGAGCCCGGCCGCAACAACAAGCTGCGGCTGCTCACCGGCTATTTCCGCGAGGTCGGCGATCCCGACCGTGGCTATGCGCTGGCCGCACTCACGGGCGCGCTCAGTTTCAAGCACGCCAAGCCGGCGCTGATCCGCGACCTCATTGCGGCGCGCACCGATCCTGTGCTGTTCGGGCTGAGTTACGATTACGTCGGCGATCTCTCGGAAACGGTGGCGCTGATGTGGCCGAAGGCCGAGCTCGCCGCTCACAACAACCCACCGCCGCCCACCCTCACCGAAGTCGTCACCACGCTGCGCACGCTCGGCAAGACCGAGCTGCCGAAGCAGCTCGAACGCTGGCTCGACGAGCTCGACGAGACCGGGCGCTGGGCGCTGCTGAAGCTCGTCACCGGCGCGCTTCGTATCGGCATCTCGGCACGGCTGGCGAAGACCGCGGCGGCTGCGCTCGGCGACAAGGATCCGCACGAGGTCGAGCTGATCTGGCCCGGCCTTGCACCGCCCTATCTCGACCTGTTCGCCTGGCTGGAGGGCCGCGGCGACAAGCCGGTCAATCGCGATCCCGCGCCGTTCCGGCCCGTGATGCTGGCGCATGCGATCGAGGACAGCGATTTCGCCGCGCTCGATCCCGCCGACTACATCGCCGAATGGAAATGGGATGGCATCCGCGTGCAGGCCGTGGCCAGGCGCGACGAGAGCGGCCACATCACGGCCCGGCTCTATTCGCGCACCGGTGAGGACATTACCGGGAGTTTTCCCGATCTCGTACCGTCGCTGTGTCTGCCCGGCGCAATCGACGGCGAGCTTCTGATCGTGCGCGAGGGCCGTGTACAGAGCTTCAACGTCCTGCAACAGCGGCTCAACCGCAAGGTCGTCTCGCCCAAGCTGATCAAGGAGTTTCCGATCCACCTGCGCGCCTACGATCTGCTCGGCGACGACGAGAACGATCTGCGCGAGCTGCCGTTCACGGAACGGCGCGAACGGCTGGAGACCTTTATCGGGAAGCTAGGCGATCCCCGCATCGATCTGTCGCCCACGGTTCCCTTCGCAAGCTGGGAAGCGCTGACGGCCGCGCGGACCGATCCCGCCAGTGCAGGCGCTGGCGAAGACGCGGACGCCGTCGAGGGCGTGATGCTGAAGCGGCGCGACGCGCCTTATCTCCCGGGGCGACCGAAGGGCCAGTGGTGGAAGTGGAAACGCGATCCGCACATCATCGACGCCGTGCTGATGTATGCGCAGCGCGGCCATGGCAAGCGATCGTCCTATTATTCCGACTACACGTTCGGCGTCTGGACCGCGGGCGAGGGCGGTGACGAGCTGGTGCCGGTCGGCAAAGCCTATTTCGGCTTCACCGACGAGGAACTGTTGCAGATCGACCGCTTCGTCCGCCGCAACACCACGGAAAAATTCGGCCCCGTCCGCCACGTCGTCCACGAGGGCGACAAGGGCTTGGTGCTGGAGGTGGCGTTCGAGGGCCTGCAGCGCTCGCCGCGCCACAAATCCGGCGTCGCCATGCGCTTCCCCCGCATCAGCCGCCTGCGCTGGGACAAGCCGCCGCGTGAGGCGGACCGGCTGGAAACGCTGGAGAGGATGCTGAAGACGGAGGCGGCGGAGGTTTGA
- a CDS encoding lysine--tRNA ligase — protein sequence MSVIDPNMSPSDLRTLAEQSNAWPFEQAKAIVARLKKSPKDEVLFETGYGPSGLPHIGTFGEVARTSMVRHAFRVLTEDKIKTRLLAFSDDMDGFRKVPDNVPNKEMLTAHLGKPLTRVPDPFSNEYPSFGAHNNARLRAFLDHFGFDYEFASSTDYYTSGRFDATLLKMLAVYDQVMAIILPTLGPDRRATYSPFLPISKTTGVVLQVPMIRRDVAAGTVTYLDPDTNQEVETPVTGGNVKCQWKADWAMRWVALGVDYEMAGKDLIDSVKLSGAITRALGATPPEGFNYELFLDEKGQKISKSKGNGLTIDEWLRYASPESLSLFMYREPKAAKRLYFDVIPRNVDDYQQFSDGFARQDDKQQLGNPVWHIHNGKPPQGDMPVTFQLLLTLVSSSNAENAETLWGFIGRYRPGVSPQTHPKLDAMVGYAINYYRDFVAPTKQFRVPNETERAALQDLRDALSQLAQDATPEDIQNVVYEIGRREPFLDQVKKGKDGRPGVTLDWFNMLYQVLLGQEKGPRFGSFVAVYGVQNAVNMIDGALARSA from the coding sequence ATGTCCGTTATCGATCCCAACATGAGCCCGAGCGATCTGCGCACGCTCGCCGAACAATCCAACGCCTGGCCGTTCGAGCAGGCCAAGGCCATTGTCGCGCGGCTGAAGAAAAGCCCGAAGGACGAGGTGCTGTTCGAGACCGGCTACGGACCGTCAGGCCTGCCGCATATCGGCACGTTCGGCGAGGTCGCGCGCACCTCGATGGTGCGCCATGCCTTCCGCGTGCTGACCGAGGACAAGATCAAGACGCGCCTCTTGGCGTTCTCCGACGACATGGACGGGTTTCGGAAGGTGCCGGACAACGTGCCGAACAAGGAGATGCTGACCGCGCATCTCGGCAAGCCGCTGACGCGGGTGCCGGATCCGTTCTCCAACGAGTACCCCTCGTTCGGCGCGCACAACAACGCGCGCCTGCGCGCGTTTCTGGATCATTTCGGCTTCGACTACGAATTCGCGAGCTCGACCGACTACTACACGTCAGGCCGCTTCGACGCGACGCTGCTCAAGATGCTTGCCGTCTACGACCAGGTCATGGCGATCATCCTGCCGACGCTCGGACCCGATCGCCGCGCCACCTATTCGCCGTTCCTTCCGATCAGCAAGACCACCGGTGTCGTGCTGCAGGTCCCGATGATCCGCCGCGATGTCGCCGCCGGCACGGTGACCTATCTCGACCCCGACACCAACCAGGAAGTCGAAACGCCGGTCACCGGCGGCAACGTCAAGTGTCAGTGGAAGGCCGATTGGGCGATGCGCTGGGTCGCGCTCGGCGTCGACTACGAGATGGCCGGCAAGGATCTGATCGATTCGGTGAAGCTCTCCGGCGCGATCACCAGGGCGCTCGGCGCCACGCCGCCCGAAGGCTTCAACTACGAGCTCTTCCTCGACGAGAAGGGCCAGAAGATCTCGAAGTCGAAGGGCAACGGCCTCACCATCGACGAATGGCTGCGCTACGCCTCGCCGGAATCGCTGTCGCTGTTCATGTATCGCGAACCGAAGGCGGCGAAGCGGCTGTATTTCGACGTCATCCCGCGCAACGTCGACGACTATCAGCAGTTCAGCGACGGCTTCGCCAGGCAGGACGACAAGCAGCAGCTCGGCAATCCGGTCTGGCACATCCACAACGGCAAGCCGCCGCAGGGCGACATGCCCGTCACCTTCCAGCTCCTGCTGACGCTGGTGTCGTCGTCGAACGCGGAGAACGCCGAGACGCTGTGGGGTTTCATCGGCCGCTATCGTCCGGGCGTGAGCCCGCAGACGCATCCGAAGCTCGATGCGATGGTCGGCTACGCCATCAATTATTACCGCGACTTCGTCGCGCCGACGAAGCAGTTTCGCGTGCCGAACGAAACCGAGCGGGCGGCGCTGCAGGATCTGCGCGATGCGCTGTCACAGCTTGCGCAGGACGCAACGCCAGAGGACATCCAGAACGTCGTCTACGAGATCGGCCGCCGCGAGCCGTTCCTCGACCAGGTCAAGAAGGGCAAGGACGGACGTCCCGGCGTCACGCTGGACTGGTTCAACATGCTCTACCAGGTGCTGCTCGGCCAGGAGAAGGGCCCGCGCTTCGGCTCCTTCGTCGCGGTGTACGGCGTGCAGAACGCGGTCAACATGATCGACGGCGCGCTGGCAAGGAGCGCGTGA
- a CDS encoding carbonic anhydrase, with protein MNRRHALKALAGLALCPVCKPSFAAEGAHWSYEGVGGPAKWGDLDAANKTCAVGLQQSPIDIEGTIKSQLPVLKLNWGKSADTIVNNGHTIQLNFAEGSTLMLGDVKHTLLQVHFHRPSEHMIGGKNFPMEAHFVHRNEAGGLAVVGVLMAEGRPNPAFGKIVKTMPAAEGPAVKADAGIDPHAMLPTKLSYFRYPGSLTTPPCSEVVEWLLLTTPIQVSASDVAAFAKLYPMNARPVQKDNRRYVLKSI; from the coding sequence ATGAATCGCCGTCATGCTCTGAAGGCTCTCGCGGGTCTTGCGCTCTGTCCGGTGTGCAAGCCGAGCTTCGCCGCCGAAGGCGCACATTGGAGCTATGAGGGCGTCGGCGGCCCGGCCAAATGGGGCGATCTTGATGCGGCAAACAAAACCTGCGCGGTCGGCCTGCAGCAATCGCCGATCGACATCGAGGGGACGATCAAGTCACAATTGCCGGTTCTGAAGCTGAACTGGGGCAAGAGCGCCGACACCATCGTCAACAACGGGCACACGATCCAGCTCAATTTCGCCGAGGGCAGCACGTTGATGCTCGGCGACGTCAAGCACACGCTGCTTCAGGTGCACTTCCACCGGCCGAGCGAGCACATGATCGGCGGCAAGAATTTTCCGATGGAGGCGCATTTCGTCCATCGCAACGAAGCCGGCGGCCTCGCCGTGGTCGGCGTGCTGATGGCCGAGGGCAGGCCGAACCCGGCTTTCGGCAAGATCGTCAAGACCATGCCGGCGGCGGAAGGTCCCGCGGTGAAGGCGGATGCGGGCATCGATCCGCACGCCATGCTGCCAACGAAACTCAGCTACTTCCGCTATCCCGGCTCGCTGACGACCCCGCCCTGTTCGGAAGTGGTCGAATGGCTGCTGCTGACCACGCCTATCCAGGTGTCGGCCAGCGATGTCGCCGCGTTCGCAAAACTCTATCCGATGAACGCGCGCCCGGTGCAGAAGGACAACCGGCGTTACGTGCTGAAGTCGATCTGA
- a CDS encoding DUF6460 domain-containing protein, which produces MVQDVRDLPAGRNDGLNRFLGGSPLAVAFRLVLLSILVGVVLAAIGFDPWNILTSIRLLFQRLWDLGFDTINWLWRYFLLGAVIVIPIWLLSRVFGTPRGR; this is translated from the coding sequence ATGGTCCAAGACGTCAGAGACTTGCCGGCCGGCCGCAATGACGGGCTGAACCGCTTTCTCGGCGGCTCGCCGCTGGCGGTCGCGTTTCGCCTGGTCCTGCTCTCGATCCTGGTCGGCGTCGTGCTCGCCGCGATCGGCTTCGATCCCTGGAACATCCTCACCAGCATCCGCCTGTTGTTCCAGCGTCTGTGGGATCTCGGCTTCGACACCATCAACTGGCTGTGGCGCTACTTCCTGCTCGGCGCAGTCATCGTGATCCCGATCTGGCTGCTCTCGCGCGTGTTCGGCACGCCGCGCGGCCGGTGA
- a CDS encoding S24 family peptidase, which produces MVRQAKARRILTHDQIWVALDRLAARAGLSPSGLAKRAGLDPTTFNRSKRVTPDGRERWPSTESIAKALAAADSSIESFARLIDEDGGDSRSVPLLGFALAGASGAFDEAGLPSGKGWTETALPTAEDSHAFALEISGDALAPVYRSGDIVLVSPGTPIRKGDRVVVKTRKGEVLVATLKRRTARALDLQPLEAAQAARTIVASDIGWIARIVWASQ; this is translated from the coding sequence ATGGTCAGACAGGCCAAAGCGCGGAGGATACTGACGCACGACCAGATCTGGGTCGCCCTGGATCGGCTGGCGGCGCGCGCCGGTCTGTCGCCGTCCGGTCTTGCCAAGCGCGCCGGGCTCGATCCCACCACTTTCAACAGGTCCAAGCGCGTCACCCCGGACGGCCGCGAGCGCTGGCCCTCGACCGAATCGATCGCAAAGGCGCTGGCCGCGGCCGATTCCTCGATCGAGAGCTTTGCACGGCTGATCGACGAGGACGGAGGCGACAGCCGCTCGGTACCGCTGCTCGGCTTCGCGCTGGCCGGTGCGAGCGGCGCTTTCGACGAGGCCGGCCTTCCTTCCGGCAAGGGCTGGACCGAGACCGCGCTTCCCACCGCAGAGGACAGCCACGCCTTTGCGCTGGAGATTTCCGGTGATGCGCTCGCGCCTGTGTATCGCAGCGGCGACATCGTCCTTGTCTCGCCCGGTACGCCGATCCGCAAAGGGGATCGTGTGGTGGTGAAGACCAGGAAGGGTGAGGTGCTCGTCGCGACGTTGAAGCGCCGCACTGCCAGGGCGCTGGACTTGCAGCCGCTCGAGGCGGCGCAGGCCGCGCGCACGATCGTGGCGAGCGACATTGGCTGGATCGCGCGCATCGTTTGGGCAAGCCAGTGA
- a CDS encoding transporter substrate-binding domain-containing protein, giving the protein MAPSQQAKSSKSARSLLAGLAVGACLLAGLPDAKAQTPAKQPPPAAPQETQQAAPRVAQAAPQAVPSFWDPRRRPERPDLSRLTVIRFLTETDYPPFNFTGADGNPAGFNVDLARSLCEEIKVTCTVQMRRFETLVDALSSNRGDAIIASMAVSPQLRARVDFTDPYYRVPARFASRKDAVMPEIRPEYLEGKKVGVIAGSAHEAYLKAMFTDAELHPYPNDDALRSALRKGEVDFIFGDAISLAFWINGTDSGDCCAFSGGPFVESRFFGEGIGIAVRKGNDVLRQALNWALFRVWEKGRYTDLWLRYFSVSPF; this is encoded by the coding sequence ATGGCTCCATCGCAACAGGCGAAATCGTCCAAATCTGCCCGTAGCTTGCTGGCGGGGCTGGCGGTCGGTGCCTGCCTGCTCGCAGGGTTGCCCGACGCCAAGGCCCAGACCCCAGCCAAGCAGCCGCCCCCGGCGGCGCCCCAGGAGACGCAGCAAGCCGCACCTCGGGTCGCGCAGGCCGCCCCGCAGGCCGTGCCGAGCTTCTGGGACCCGCGGCGGCGGCCGGAGCGGCCGGACCTGTCGCGCCTGACCGTGATCCGCTTCCTGACCGAGACCGACTATCCGCCCTTCAATTTCACCGGCGCCGACGGCAACCCGGCCGGCTTCAACGTCGATCTCGCACGCAGCCTGTGCGAGGAGATCAAGGTCACCTGCACGGTGCAGATGCGCCGCTTCGAGACGCTGGTCGACGCGCTCTCCTCCAACCGCGGCGACGCCATCATCGCCTCGATGGCGGTGAGCCCGCAGCTGCGCGCCCGCGTCGACTTCACCGATCCCTATTACCGGGTGCCGGCGCGCTTCGCCTCGCGCAAGGATGCGGTGATGCCGGAGATCCGACCCGAATATCTCGAGGGCAAGAAGGTCGGCGTCATCGCCGGCTCCGCGCACGAGGCCTATCTCAAGGCGATGTTCACCGACGCCGAGCTGCACCCCTATCCCAACGACGACGCGCTCCGCAGCGCTTTGCGCAAGGGCGAGGTCGATTTCATCTTCGGTGATGCCATCTCGCTCGCGTTCTGGATCAACGGCACCGATTCCGGCGATTGCTGCGCCTTCTCCGGCGGTCCCTTCGTCGAGAGCCGTTTCTTCGGCGAAGGCATCGGCATCGCCGTGCGCAAGGGCAACGACGTGCTGCGCCAGGCCCTGAACTGGGCCCTGTTCCGGGTCTGGGAAAAAGGCCGCTACACCGATCTGTGGCTGCGGTATTTCTCGGTGAGCCCGTTCTGA
- a CDS encoding MATE family efflux transporter, whose amino-acid sequence MHAPVHSKVGTRQVFAIAGPAMVANLTTPLIGIVSTTAIGRLDDAALLGGVAMASVIFDCLFWLFGFLRMSTLAFTAQSLGAGDTREPSAILARGFIVAGLIGAALILLQLPLAAVLFDLMGGSEGVTRAAKTYFKIRIWSSPFALANYVILGWLIGQARANSALLLQVVINLVNMAATILLVLVYDTGIAGAAIAALLSEAIGFALGVIVCRHYADDGFAVPYATLLDRDKLLRLLAVNTDILIRTAALIAVFLFFTAKGAQAGDVTLAANSVLNNFLLVSAFFLDGLANAAQQLCGRAVGARDAKGFADSTRLVLLWGLGFALVVSGLFALFGPALIDVMTASDDVRRAAREFLPFVVLAPIPGVFAFGFDGIYIGATWAREMRNLMLASLAIFFAAWWALQSLGNAGLWCALMASYLSRGGLQAARYPAQFRKTFPKS is encoded by the coding sequence ATGCACGCGCCCGTCCATTCCAAAGTCGGCACCCGTCAAGTGTTCGCCATTGCCGGCCCGGCGATGGTCGCGAACCTGACCACGCCGCTGATCGGCATTGTCTCGACCACGGCGATCGGGCGGCTCGACGATGCCGCGCTGCTCGGCGGCGTCGCGATGGCCTCGGTGATCTTCGATTGCCTGTTCTGGCTGTTCGGCTTCCTGCGCATGAGCACGCTCGCCTTCACCGCGCAATCGCTGGGCGCGGGCGACACGCGCGAGCCGAGCGCGATCCTGGCGCGCGGGTTCATCGTTGCCGGCCTGATCGGCGCCGCGCTGATCCTGCTGCAACTGCCGCTGGCTGCCGTGCTGTTCGACCTCATGGGCGGCAGCGAGGGTGTGACGCGGGCCGCGAAGACCTACTTCAAGATCCGGATCTGGTCGTCGCCGTTCGCGCTCGCCAATTACGTCATCCTAGGCTGGCTGATCGGCCAGGCCCGCGCCAATTCGGCCTTGTTGCTTCAGGTCGTCATCAACCTCGTCAACATGGCGGCAACGATCCTGCTGGTGCTGGTCTACGACACCGGCATCGCCGGTGCCGCGATCGCCGCGCTGTTGTCGGAAGCGATCGGCTTCGCCCTCGGCGTGATCGTCTGCCGGCATTATGCCGATGACGGCTTCGCCGTGCCGTATGCGACCCTGCTCGACCGCGACAAGCTGTTGCGGTTGCTGGCGGTGAACACCGACATCCTGATTCGCACGGCGGCGCTGATCGCCGTGTTCCTGTTCTTCACCGCAAAGGGCGCGCAGGCCGGCGACGTCACGCTGGCCGCCAACTCCGTGCTCAACAATTTCCTGCTGGTCAGCGCCTTCTTCCTCGACGGTCTCGCCAACGCCGCGCAACAGCTGTGCGGCCGCGCCGTTGGCGCGCGCGATGCAAAAGGCTTTGCGGATTCGACCCGGCTGGTGCTGCTATGGGGCCTCGGCTTCGCGCTGGTGGTGTCGGGGCTGTTCGCGCTGTTCGGGCCGGCTCTGATCGATGTCATGACGGCGAGTGACGACGTCCGCCGTGCCGCGCGCGAATTCCTGCCGTTCGTCGTGCTCGCACCCATTCCCGGCGTGTTCGCCTTCGGCTTCGACGGCATCTATATCGGCGCGACCTGGGCACGCGAGATGCGCAATCTGATGCTGGCTTCGCTCGCCATCTTCTTCGCCGCCTGGTGGGCGCTGCAATCGCTCGGCAATGCCGGGCTGTGGTGCGCGCTGATGGCCTCCTACCTCTCGCGCGGCGGCTTGCAGGCCGCGAGGTATCCCGCGCAGTTCAGGAAGACCTTTCCGAAATCGTAG
- a CDS encoding MBL fold metallo-hydrolase: protein MQLRFVGCGDAFGSGGRLNTCFHVSGRQANFLIDCGASALPALKRLDIDRNDIDLILITHFHGDHFAGLPFFLLDAQFSRRTRPLTIAGPQGIERRLREVMEVLFEHSSKTQQRFELDVIELAPEQSRTFGAVTVTPYPVVHGESGGPFLAYRVEAEGRTLAYSADTEWTETLIPLAHGADLFIAEAYMYEKVVKNHLSLKTLEQHLPAIGAKRLVLTHMSDDMLSRLETLPHMAAEDGMVVVF from the coding sequence ATGCAACTCCGTTTCGTCGGCTGCGGCGACGCTTTCGGCTCCGGCGGCAGGCTCAACACCTGCTTCCATGTCTCGGGGCGCCAAGCCAACTTCCTGATCGATTGCGGTGCGTCGGCCCTGCCGGCGCTGAAGCGGCTCGATATCGACCGCAACGACATCGATCTCATCCTGATCACGCATTTCCACGGCGATCACTTTGCCGGCCTGCCGTTCTTTCTGCTCGACGCCCAGTTCTCGCGGCGGACGCGGCCGCTGACGATCGCAGGCCCGCAAGGCATCGAGAGGCGGCTGCGTGAGGTGATGGAGGTGCTGTTCGAGCATTCCTCGAAGACGCAGCAGCGCTTCGAGCTCGACGTCATCGAACTCGCGCCCGAGCAGAGCCGGACTTTCGGCGCCGTGACGGTGACGCCCTATCCGGTCGTGCACGGCGAATCCGGCGGGCCCTTCCTCGCCTACCGCGTCGAGGCCGAGGGCCGCACGCTCGCCTACAGCGCCGACACCGAATGGACGGAGACGCTCATTCCGCTGGCGCATGGCGCGGATCTTTTCATTGCCGAAGCCTATATGTACGAGAAGGTGGTGAAGAACCATCTCAGCCTGAAGACCCTGGAACAGCATCTGCCGGCGATCGGCGCCAAGCGGCTCGTCCTTACCCATATGAGCGACGACATGCTGTCGCGCCTCGAGACTCTGCCCCATATGGCGGCCGAGGACGGCATGGTCGTCGTGTTCTGA
- a CDS encoding SCO family protein: MSSAARPLVIATAFAASLVAGLLIMFWAMGGVSKVAQPAAIGGPFQLTDQNGKAVTDKSLKGKPTLIFFGYTHCPDVCPTSLFEISEVLRALGKDADKVNAVFISVDPERDTPAIMKDYLSSFDPHLEGLSGDPAETAKVITSYRVYAKKVPTKDGDYTMDHTALIYLMDRDGRFVSPFNLKRTPDEAAADLKKYL, encoded by the coding sequence ATGAGTTCCGCCGCCCGTCCGCTGGTGATCGCGACCGCCTTCGCCGCAAGCCTCGTTGCCGGCCTCCTGATCATGTTCTGGGCCATGGGCGGCGTCAGCAAGGTGGCGCAGCCGGCCGCGATCGGCGGCCCGTTCCAGCTGACCGACCAGAACGGCAAGGCGGTCACCGACAAGAGCCTCAAGGGCAAGCCGACCCTGATCTTCTTCGGCTACACCCATTGCCCCGACGTCTGCCCGACCTCGCTGTTCGAGATCTCGGAAGTGCTGCGCGCGCTGGGCAAGGATGCCGACAAGGTCAATGCCGTCTTCATCTCGGTCGATCCCGAACGCGACACGCCGGCGATCATGAAGGATTATCTGTCGAGCTTCGATCCGCACCTCGAAGGCCTCAGCGGCGATCCCGCCGAGACCGCCAAGGTCATCACCTCCTACCGGGTCTACGCCAAGAAGGTCCCGACCAAGGACGGCGACTACACCATGGACCACACCGCGCTGATCTACCTGATGGACCGCGACGGCCGCTTCGTCTCGCCGTTCAATCTGAAGCGGACGCCGGACGAGGCGGCGGCGGATTTGAAGAAGTATCTCTGA